In a genomic window of Wyeomyia smithii strain HCP4-BCI-WySm-NY-G18 chromosome 1, ASM2978416v1, whole genome shotgun sequence:
- the LOC129733940 gene encoding uncharacterized protein LOC129733940, producing MSFVPQNQMSNENISDNQHKPSIHSILENDRSSFQKVLTGKLYLQIVPTATEMKHMNRILTNHFFGNQIFNEKRYPTVQEKQDLAIKILEAFPHLEKTRMTPEAPKESYFFWKSGGKESGYHTGIIETRISNMRKDVAPENRLFRRKKTPTNVIPMESMYENAACIAMLTPVPQNGRAISNGMAACFEIHKFILQKKTTEKTDIIMRTFPHFLQFEGTLVQQAFERIHPQYNQQANLGKFLSLGLMLETDWIEVEDKHVRGALRVMKKLTNRGIRRTICNSNLSLAEITAAPLIQWIKPLNNKTDFETVEHQLNQITHPEPRIICVSTVFTKGNLFIVFKKNILPCGNDSIRAIDVLLKLFAVFGINVPPLLKKFYDIVSIYVYKISIVCRSNTVAALCSRFRELDESPSETPTHLLSLN from the exons ATGAGCTTCGTTCCTCAAAatcaaatgtcaaatgaaaaCATTTCTGATAACCAACATAAACCG TCGATTCATTCTATCTTGGAAAACGACAGAAGTAGCTTTCAAAAAGTGCTAACAGGGAAGCTTTACTTGCAGATTGTACCAACAGCCACTGAAATGAAACATATGAACCGCATACTAACAAACCATTTCTTTGGAAATCAAATATTTAACGAGAAAAG GTATCCAACAGTGCAAGAGAAACAGGACTTAGCGATCAAAATTCTCGAAGCTTTTCCTCACCTGGAAAAAACACGAATGACTCCAGAAGCTCCAAAAGAA tcGTACTTTTTTTGGAAATCGGGTGGAAAAGAGTCTGGATACCATactggtataatcgaaacaaGAATAAGCAATATGCGAAAAGATGTTGCTCCCGAAAACCGACTTTTCAGACGAAAAAAAACTCCAACAAACGTGATACCAATGGAATCCATGTACGAAAATGCCGCGTGCATTGCGATGCTCACTCCTGTACCTCAGAACGGCAGAGCTATTTCAAATGGCATGGCTGCTTGCTTCGAAATCCACAAATTCATTTTACAGAAAAAGACCACAGAGAAAACTGATATCATCATGAGAACATTCCCTCATTTTTTACAGTTTGAAGGAACGCTG GTGCAGCAAGCCTTTGAACGTATCCACCCGCAGTACAATCAACAGGCCAACCTCGGTAAATTCCTTTCTCTGGGATTAATGCTAGAAACAGATTGGATAGAAGTGGAAGACA AACACGTTCGAGGAGCTTTAAGAGTGATGAAGAAACTCACTAACCGTGGAATTCGGCGTACCATCTGCAATTCAAATTTATCTTTGGCAGAAATAACCGCAGCACCACTTATTCAATGGATAaaa CCGCTAAACAACAAAACAGATTTTGAGACCGTGGAGCATCAATTAAATCAAATTACACATCCCGAACCACGTATCATCTGTGTGTCAACTGTTTTCACCAAGGGAAATTTGTTCatcgtatttaaaaaaaacattctgcCGTGCGGGAATGACTCTATCCGAGCGATTGACGTGTTGCTGAAACTGTTTGCGGTTTTCGGAATCAACGTACCGCCActtctaaaaaaattttatgaCATTGTTTCTATTTACGTTTATAAGATTTCTATTGTTTGTAGAAGTAATACCGTCGCGGCTCTGTGCTCCAGGTTTCGTGAATTAGATGAAAGTCCTAGTGAAACTCCTACCCATTTGTTgagtttaaattaa